The Corynebacterium minutissimum genome includes the window CTGCGTCGACCTCGTTGGCAAAGGTCATGAGTACATCGGCGTCCTGGGCGGCGATGGCCTCGGTGTGGCCGGTGGTGTATTCGGCAATGTGCGCGATGGCACCATCGACACCGTCGACGACCTTGGCGCAGATATCCATGGAGAGGAATTCCTCGCGCCACTCGTCATCAGTAGCCTCCACGGCGTCCTTGACGCCGAAGGCCTCGAGTTCCTTCACGTCACCGTGAATGGTAACCCCTGCTTCCTGGAGGGAGGTGATGACGCGGAGCTTGGAGGCGTCGGAAAGCGCGGCGTCAATAAGCACGCCCTCGGTGGCATTGCAGACGGAGGTGCGGCGGGTCTTGCCGTTGACCACCATATCGATGGCCTTGTCTAGGTCCGCGGAAGCGTCGACATAGAAGTGGCAATTGCCGGTGCCGGTCTCGATAGCCGGGACGGTGGCGTTTTCCACCACGGCGTTAATGAGGCGGGCACCGCCACGCGGGATGACCAGATCAACGAGGCCGCGGGCGGTGATGAGGTCCTGCACGGAATCGTGGGTCTCACAGGGCAGAAGCTGCACGCCCTCGCGCGGCAGATCGAACTCCACGAGGGTGTCCTGAAGGAGCTCGACGAGCTTGGCGTTGGAGTTCTTCGCGGACTTGGAACCGCGCAGCAGCGGCACGTTGCCGGACTTCAACGCCAAGCCGAAGGCGTCGACAGTAACGTTCGGACGGGCTTCGTACACCATGCCCATCACGCCGAGTGGGACGCGAACCTGCTTCATCTGGATGCCGTTATCCATGGTGCGGCCCTGCAGGATCTCCCCTACCGGATCCTGGAGGGAGGCTACCTGGCGTAAGCCGCCGGCAATGCCCTCGATGCGGGCAGCGTCAAGCGAAAGGCGGTCGATAAGGGACTCGGACATGCCGTTGGCGCGGCCGGCCTCAATATCGCGCTCGTTGGCAGCGAGGATGTCCTCAGTGTGCGCGACGAGGTTGTCCGCGGCACGATTGAGGATCTCATTCTTGCGCGGGGTGGGCAGCTGCGCGAACTGCGGCGCCACCGCCTTGGCGGCGCGGGCTTTGGACAGAACTTCTTCACGTTCGGTGGTGCTCATGCCATACCAGCGTACGGAAGAAGCGCGGGTCCGTCAGGGTTTTCTTGTGAAATAGACTAAGCACCCCACCAGCGCGAAGACAGGGAAGACGAGCCAGGCCTGCGACCAGTGCGCAAGGAAGTGGAGCAGGAGGAATGCGAGGACCGCAAGGATGCCGACGATGACGAAGATATTGCCGCTTCTTTTATTCATAAAACGGAATATACAATGATTCATTACTATGTGCAGCGCACGAGGGGTTTAACCCCCAACTTCGCGGCAGCTCTCGGCGCCAACTACGAGAAGATTAGAAGACGTGACTGATTTCTCTTTGAGGAACGTAAATCTAATATCCGGCGTGCGGATCAACGAGGGTGGGCAGCTGCTTCCCCGCCGCGAAAGCGGTAGCCACTTTAATGGTGTGCGCTCCGATCTTTTCGCGCACTGAGCGCTGCGTGTTGGCAATGTGTGGGGTGATAACCACGCGCTTGTCCTGCCACAGCGGGTGATCCTCCGGGAGCGGCTCTGGGTCAGTGACGTCAAGCGCCGCACCCGCGATCTCCCCGGAGTCCAAGGCAGCAATGAGGTCCTCAGTATTGATGAGCGGGCCGCGGCCCACGTTGACCACCACCGCGTGATCGGGCATCTGTGTGAACGCTTCCGCGTTCACCATGTGGCGGGTCTCCGGGGTCAGAGGGGCGATGAGGACAAAGTAGTCCGCTTTCGGCCAGACCGTGTCCACCTCGGCGATGGGATAGGTTTCATGTGCGCCCTCAACCGGGTTGCCGGAACGATTGACCGCGATGATGCGCGGACCAAAACCAGACAACATCGTGATGAGCCGCTTGCCAATGCCGCCGGCACCGATGATGGCCACCGTCTTATCGTCATACAGGTACGAGGTGTGGGCCTCCATGTCCGCATAGGAGTCGAAAGTGCCGTTGACACGACGGTGCGCATGCAGCTGCGCCAAAAGCAACGCGATGGTGGATTCCGCCACCGTGTTGTCATACACACCAGCCGCGTTCGACCACGGCACCGTACTGTCCTTCATCGCCTCGAGGACGTGGTCGACGCCAGCCGAGGGGATCTGGACGAAGCCAATGTTGTCAGGGAGTGGGTCCGGGAAATCAGTGCCGTCACCGGTGTAGATGAGGAAGGAGGCGTCGGAAAGCGCGGTGCGCTCAAACCCGGCGGCGTCGAGCACCGCGATGGTTTCCTCCCACGGCTTCGGTTCAATGGCGTACTTCATGCATGTCCTCCACTAGTATCCGGCGTCTGGGTCGAGGCGCGTGGGCATCGGTTCACCGCGCTCCCACGCGGCAGCATTGGCGGTGAAGATAGCACCCATGTGGTGCTCGGCCACCTGAAAAGATGCGCCCATATGGGGCGTCATTGTGGCATTAGGCAGGTCATACAGCGGGTGACCTTCCGGCACCGCCGCTGGGTCCGAGGAGGTGTTGACGAAGACCTCGGCCTCGGCGAGGCTTTCCACTCGTTCATGCCCCGCGGCGTCGATGTCCTGCACTGTTGGCGCCCACACATCGGGGCCCATGAAATAACGCATTAAATTCGGGATGCGAAATTAGACAGGTAATCCGCGTGGACAACGGGACGGCGCATATCCTCCGGCAGCTCCTCGGTGTGCTTGCCCAGCAGGTCGCGCAGCGTGGCGGAGTCGTAGCCCACCTCACCACGACCGATGACCTGGCCCTTCGGACCCATGATGTCGACGATCTCGCCGGCACTGAACTCACCCTTGATGTCCGTGATTCCCACGGCCAGCAGGGAGTTTCCGCCGCGCACCACGGCTTCCATGGCGCCCTCATCTAGGCGCAAGGAGCCGCCAGTATCTGCGCAATACAAAGCCCAGAACTTCCACGCGGAGAGGCGGCGCTCCTCGCGGGTGTGGAAGACGGTGCCCACGGAGGCGTCGTCAAGCGCCTGCCCAATATTGTCCGTCGAAGTCAACAGCACCGGGATGCCGCCGCGGGTGGCCAGGCGGGCGGCGGAGACCTTCGTGGCCATGCCGCCGGTGCCGACCTTGCCACCATCACCAGCGACAACTGCCTTGAGGTCCTTACCGGTGCGCACCTCTTCGACGAACTTTGCGTCCGGCTCCGCCGGGTTCTTGTCATAGAGGCCATCCACGTCGGAGAACAGGAAGAGCGCGTCCGCGCCGACAAGGTTGGCCACGAGCGCGGAGAGACGGTCGTTATCGCCGAAGTGCATCTCGGAGGTCGCCACGGTGTCATTTTCATTCACAATGGGCACCGTACGCATCTGACGCAGGCGGTCAATGGTGCGCTGGGCGTTGCGGGCGCGATCGCGCTTGCCGACGTCCGACGCCGTCAACAACACCTGCCCAATCGTACGGTTGTAGCGGGCGAAGGACACACCCCACTCATAGGCCAAGTGGACCTGCCCCACCGCGGCGGCTGCCTGCTTGGTAGCCAGGTCCGTGGGGCGAGTGGTCAGTCCGAGCGGGCCCATACCTGCAGCTACGGCACCCGAGGACACGATGATGATGTCGGAGACATGCATACGCGCGCACACGGCATCCACGATCTTGTCGATCTTCTCCGTGGACGTGACAAAGTCATCACGGGTCAGCGAGGAGGAGCCAATTTTGATGACGATGCGTTTGGCTTCAGAAATCTGCTCACGCAACGGTGAGGAGAACCCGCTGGATTTTTCCGAAAGAGCGGGAGCTGCCGGATACTCCATGTCCGGGGTTGGCCCCTCGAAAGGTTCGAGAGGGAGAGGATAGTCGAGCTGGTTGTCGTTTTCGGATGACATACCAGCTCAGTATACCGGGCTAGCCCTGCCAGCGATCGCGGTTCGCGGACTCGCGGGTGACCTCCTCATCCACGCCATAGTCGAACTCATCCACCAAGCCGCGGCGGGCTTGGGAGGCGCGCTTACGCTCGGCGGCGGACACACGGTTGGTGCCCATGAGGCGGCCATCCTGACCGCGACCAGCATCGGTAGCGCGTCCGCCGGCCATTGGCTCGTACTCGAAGGTGATATCCCCGATGGTCACCGGGCAGCCTTCCTCCGCGCCCATCTTGTGCAACTCCGCCTCCACGCCGGCCTTGGCCAAGCGGTCCGCGAGGTAGCCCACGGCCTCGTCGTTCTCGAAGTCCGTCTGGCGAATCCAGCGGTCGATCTTCTCGCCTTCGACGATGAAGCCGCCCTCCACCTCGGGGTCCTTGGTGATGGTGAAGTCGGCGAAGCGGCCCTTCTTCTTAGCGACAGATTTCGGCTGAATGATGGTGTGCTCTTTATCCGCCTTAGCCTTCGGCTGGGACTTGCGGTGCTCGTTGACCATCTCCATGAGTTTGTACTTGAGCGGGTCCAAGCCCTTGCGCGCTACGGCCGAGATGACAAACACGGGCCAACCGAATTTCTCTTCAAGGTCCTCTTTAACGAACTCAGCGAGTTCCTCTGCCTCCGGTACATCGGCCTTGTTGAGGATGATGACACGCGGGCGCTCGCGAAGGTCACCAAGCCCGGTATCCTCCTCCAGCAGCTCCTGGTACTTGGCTAGCTCGGTCTCGAGCGCCTCAATATCGGAGACGGGGTCACGGCCCGGCTCAATCGAGGCGGTATCCACCACATGGGCGAGTACCGCGGTGCGCTCGATGTGGCGCAAAAAGTCCAAGCCGAGCCCCTTGCCTTCGGCCGCTCCTGGGATAAGCCCCGGAACGTCTGCCATGGTGAAAGACTCATGCCCCATATCCACCACACCCAGGTTGGGCTGGAGAGTGGTGAAGGGGTAATCACCGATTTTTGGCTTGGCTGCCGAGAGCACGGAGATGAGCGAAGACTTGCCCGCGGAGGGGAAGCCCACCAGTCCCACATCTGCCATTGATTTTAGCTCCAGCACCAGTTCACGGGCCTCGCCGGGTTCTCCCTGCAGTGCGAATCCGGGTGCCTTGCGGGAAGCGGAAGCCAAAGCTGCATTGCCTAGACCACCGAAGCCACCTTCAGCTGCCACGAACCGGGTGCCTGGCACCGTCAAGTCCGCAAGCATGTCGCCGTCCTCGGTGTAGACAACTGTGCCCACTGGTACTTCGAGAATGAGGTCCTTGCCACGTGCACCATTGCGCATATCGCCGGCACCGTTGCCGCCGCGCTCGGACTTGATGTGCGGGCGGTAATGAAAGTCCATCAGAGTGTGGATCTGGGAGGAGACCTCAAGAAGGATGTCTCCGCCGTGGCCGCCATTGCCGCCATCGGGACCGCCGAGCGGCTTAAACTTTTCACGGTGGACGGACACGCAGCCATGGCCGCCGTCGCCTGCCTGCAGGTGCAATACCACTCGGTCAATGAATCGTGCCATGCTCGCTACTCTCCCAACTGGCCGTTACCAGTTGTCGAATCGACTCTGTATTCAATGTCTAAAGGTAGTCAGTCTACTCGCTGTCTACGCGCCTTCCTGTGACGCCGCTCATTCCACCACACGATCACCAGCACTGTGGCGATGAGGAGAAGCGCTAAAATCATCCACCACGATAGCTTGGGTTGCCAGCCAGTTTCTTCCTCTGCCTGCGTGTTCACTCTTTCCGCATGCACGAGCAGGCGATCTGTATTGATGCCATAGGGCGTGCAGGTAATAAGCGTGAGCTTGTCTTTGCCCGCTTCATACGTCACAGCTTCATAGTCTTCAGGTTTGACCACCTCACGGCCAGTAACTTTATAGGTGAGCGTTTCCCCCATGACGTCAACAGTCACGGTCTCACCATCCCGCAAGCGGGGAAGATTATCAAACATTGAGGCGTTAACCATTCCGGTATGCGCAGAAATCACCGCATTGGTTCCGGGGCCGCCAACAGGAAGCGAGGAACCGAACATGTGGCCAGCCCCGCTATACAAAACAGTAGAGGCTGTGGTGTGAAAGACCGGCAGATCCACACCGATGGAGGCAATGCGCAAACGGGCTATTACTCCGCCCGTCTCCGGAGCGTTGAGGGTATCTAAGTAACGCTCGAAGCCAGGTGAGTCGGGCGTCGGTGGATAAGCGTGGTGCCCTTGCTGCGCCAGCCAGTCGTTATACTCATGCGCTGCATGAATGTAGAGTTGGCGCTGCGTTGGCGGGTCGATGTCACGCACCGACCGGCCATATGACTCCGCTTGCTGGTGCAGTTGATAGTCGTTGTACTGCGTAGCAACAATGGGATACAGCAGAATGAGGATTCCGGCGACGATGAGCCAGAAGGAACGGCGCTTATTCTTCCGCTTCGTCATCGTCCTCCCGATTGCGCATGTATATCCATAGACCCAGGGCCAAGACTGCAAGGCCGAGTACGAGTACGAAGGCTAATGTTTGTATACCGGTGTCCGGCAACATGGCTGCCAGCAACCCACTCAAGCGTAGTGCCCCGTACGTGTCGGAAGCAGAGACCTGAGCTGCAGGTGCTGTATCAGTCTGATTAGCGTATGCATCCGCCGTGACCGAGACGGTGCCCTTATAACTAAAGGCAGTGTCCGTGTCCTGGTCTATCACCACATCAAAAGAACAACTCCGCTTCTCGCCCGGGGCTAGCCGACCGCCGTCACCCAAATTACATACGCCGACCGGTATGAGGCCGTTATTGTTGATGTCATACTCTTCACCAGCGCTATCGCGAACTGTAAAGCCAGCTAGCTCGGGCTCCTTTACCAAGAAGTTGCCGATGTGCAGGGCACCTTCGTTCTCAACTTCATAGGTAAAGCGCATGGTCTGTGCCGAATCCGGCAGAATTGCGGTATCGGCTACTGCTCCGCTGAGCGCGCTAATCGGTGCGCCATCGATCTTCTTCTTCACCTTGAGCCCTGGGAAAGAGTTCTTGGCGTTAAATGCCCATTTCGCGCCATCCGATGACAAGTCAGTCGGCGTGCTCACTGGCATTACGTCGAACCTCCACGTACCACCGGTTAGGTGGCCTTCACCATCAGATGTCGTGACAGCTGTCGGGTTACCCAAGCGCTCGCCTGAACTTTCAACCGAGACAACAGCACCTCCTGATTGTCCATCGACCATTTGCTCACGAATCCTGCAATTACGGTTGATCTCAATCCCCTTCAGTGTGCGGGATTCACCCGATTTAAGCTCGAAAGATGTATCACCGCAGGTAGACGAAAAAGCGAAGGTCTTTCCTTCGCCTGCTGCGCCGGTGGACGTTTTGGTAAAGGTGACGTCAACGCGATCACGAAGGTGCATCGCTTCCGCTCCCAGCGTCATGACAGGTTCGCCAGAATGTGACTGCAGTTTCGGATCAATGCGGAAGTCATAGCTGTACTTCTTCATCGCCTCGGTCACTTCCTCAGCCGTGAGCGAAGCTAGCTTCTGGGTTGGGTTTTTGGCATCGGGTTGACCACCAACCCACTTACCAAACTCCACGTATGGAGTGCGCTGAGACCTCGTTACCTCGAGCTGCACTCGTGGTTGAAGGGCCGAGGACTTACTCAGATCTAGCGTGCAGTCATATCCCACTGGTAGCTCAACAATACTGCCGCCGGAGGGCTCAGTCCTGTCAGCCACCGTATAGGTCGCGTTAGTATTCACCGCGGCAATGTTGAAGGACTTCTGAGTGCCCGAAGGATCTTTACACGTCAGGTCATATTCGTATTTGGCGTTATCCGCGCCTTCCAAGTAGCCGTCCTGCATCGGGACGATGCGCACCGGTACGGTGCGACGCTGATACGTGTTAACAAAGTCGACGGATTCAACCGAAGCCTCAGCAGAGCCCACGTGCTTGGAAATTTCACGCGAATTAGCGCTCCAAGTCAACTCCGGCGGGGTTGACGAAGGTTCAGCTTCACGTGCGGTACACCACGCACCAGACGGAACTTCCACTTCGGTTGACTTAAACATCCTGTCTGGATCCGCAAATTTTGTGTTGTCTCCCGCTGCGAGCGTTGTTGGCAGGCCAATGTCAGAAGTGGAATATCCCACGCCTTGGCACTGGTAGTTGAAGTTAAAGTTCACTCCGGGAGTGGCATTTCGCAAAATCTTCATGTCATCGTCCGAAGCGACGATTTTTTTGCTCATTCCAAGCTTGGCTTTGACGAAGGTGTAGTAGTTAGTCAGCGTCAGTACATTGTTGGATGTCCCATCGGCTTTATCTGCCTTGATGGAAATCGGCTGCGAGGTAGTGGTCCCTTCCGTCACATCAGTGTCGATAAAAGGCTCAGTGTCGTTGCGTTGCAGACGCCACTCAACTTTATCTGGAACGAGGTGCGTCTCAAGCTCTGGTTTGCCTTCGCCCTGTGATTTCTTCAAATCAAGCTGACCAAATTTATCGCCTGTGATGGAGCAGTCTGCACCGACAGGAACATTAACAAACTCGGTATGACCTGGGCCTGTAATCTGCTTGGTCTCAACCGGTGGGAGCTCTCCGGACTCTGCGTCTGATCCTTCAGGATCTGTACAGACCATGGAGAAATTGTGCGTGTAATAGACGCTATCCCCAGTGACATCTGGCTGTGCCTTTTCGATGTCGATTGGAGTATTCGCAATCTTAGTGAGGTCTACCTTGGCCATCTGACGTTTGTAGGTATTAATCAGCTGCACCGGCGTGTCACCTTTGACAACAAATTCAAGGGATTTTTCACCACGTTGACCAGCAGCTTCTACCTCCTGTGTAAAGGTAATTCCCTCTGCGGCCGTGGTATCCCCCTCGGTCACATCACAGGTGGAGCCGTCCGGAATATCATCGAACACGAGCTGTTGGGTTTGCGGGCTATCCGATTGCGGAGAACTCACCTTTCCTGTGTGAGAAACCAGCACGCCCCCATCCGGCGGGGTGCAGACGACACTGACATCGAATTCACGTTGATACTTCACGTTCTTGCGCGCCTGAGAGATGTAATCACCAGTTTCCGAATCAAACGCAACGTTTTTGGTGATTTTCATTTTCTTCTCGGCGTAGTCATACGTGTGCGAAATATTGACCACGGTTTGTTCGCCCACCGTGAATACGCCAGAATCAACCCCTTCGCCAGTAACGAAGGACTTGTCCACCCCATCTGTTTTCAACGTGGAGTTTCGTGTGATTTCGAAGCCGTCTCCACGCTTACCGTCATCAACATCGACCTCCTTAATTCGGCACGTGCTGGACTCTGGAATAGAGGAGCTGGGCACTTGGAGGGAAGTTTCGCCGGGTTGCAGAGTAAAGCTCCCCTGCTCACCCAAATTTAGCTGGGTACCGTCAGAAGCTCGGCACTCTAAGGTGTACTCCACCGGCTGTGCAAAGTCTGCGACGCCTTCAGTCAGTTGCTTAATGGTTACGCCATCGCCGGCAGCCTTGAAGGTATTAATTATTTCTACTTTTTCTTCAGGCTGTCCAACCTCTAGCTTGAGAGAACCTACGTTGGATGACCAGTCAAGGCCGCCTACTGTGTCCGGAACCTTTTCAGAAAAGCGGCACGTGTTGCCATAGGGAACACGCATCGAGCCACCAGCACCATCGTTTACCAGTGATGCTAGCTTTTCATCAGCCACATCCGCGGTCAGGCGCTTGGATTCTGATCCGCCGAGGCGAAGGTCACCGCGAAGATCGACGTTGGCATACTGGCCCTCGGCTATCTCGACGTTACGGATACCACAGTCAAATGAAAGTTCGTAATCGGCTGGCAAAAGGTTGGAAATGCCGAGTTCAGACCTCACCAGCTTGCGGAGGTCAACGGTGGCTAGCCGGCTGACATAGTGATTGGATACGGTCGCAGCATTCTGGTGCGAATCAGTCGTATCTTCAACCTTGAGCACCGGCTTGGATTTAGCTTCCTCATTAGTCAAGGTAGTGACCTGGTCAGAGGTATCAGACGCCGTAACCTGAGTCCTATCTACAACCTGATTGGGAAATTCTGGTTGCTGTGACTCCCAAATTCGGCACTCTGACCCAACGCGCGCTCCCTTGATGTACTGGGCGTTTTCACTTCCGCTGGCGAGCTTCAGAGTGCCTTCTACCTTGCCGGCAGGATCGTTCGGAGTCTCACAAACGTAGGAGACATCATAGATTCCTTCCGAGGGAACCTTAGCGGCCGCGGGTCCAATGAGGTTCTTTTGAACCCTGACGTCACGTCGCTGGAAAGAATACTGGGCATCAATTGACACAGCGGCGCTGTTGTTATCTTGACCTGAGTCAGGAAACTTCAGGGGGTAGGCTTCGGTTTCATTTTTCTCAACCACGTCACCGTTAAGTTTTAGCTCACGGCCATCAAACACAATGGTCTCAGTTTCGGTTCCCGACAAGCCTGACAGCGGCTTGAGGAGACAATCACGGTCTAGGGGTACACCCGTAAACTGGGCAGTTCCATCGAGCTGGTTAGCACCAGTTGACGTAGTTTTCATAGTGACTATCTGGTCATAGTTCGCGCTGTCACAGGTAAGCTCAAAGCGGTAGTCACGTGGGCTTCCAAGTTGGTCAACCGCTTCACCATGAATGTGCTTGGACACGTTAACGGTGCCTGTACGCGCATCAAAAGCATTTCCGGCAACTGCGGTGCTCACGCCCATCGCGTTGTTGCCTCCCTCGGCCAGCTTGACCGTCGCAGTAGGAGTAGCTCCAGTCCCCGAAGTCACGTTGGTTCCTGTCCAAGTCAACTTCAACTGTGTGCCGGGGCTTGCCTGCGCATCGCTCTCAATCAAAGTGCACGTTGCGCCCGCAGGCAAACCAGTAACGGTATATCCAGCGCCGTCGGCAAGCTCGCGCGAATCCGTAAGTTTCACGTCTGGATAAGCCGCCTTAAACCCTTGAGGCTCAGCGCAGGAATAGCCGATGTCATACGTACGCAGCTGGATATCTTTGTAATTCTTCGCAGTGCCGCTTACCGACTTACGCAAGTCAAGCGATGAAGGTTGGAACTTAGGCGTCCACGTAACCTTGCAGTTCATGGGAACTGAGGTCTTGTTCTCCATCACGAGAGTGGAAGTGCCAGTAGCCGTATCCTTTTCCAAGGAGATACCCTTACCTGCGGGGACGCGACCTTCTTTCACCGTGATGTTCTTCGTTGCGTCCGTAGGGTCGGTACATTGCCATGATGGCTCATAGCGGTTAAAAGCAAGGTTTTTCTGCGCCCCTTGGGCCGCGGAGCGGAAGAGCATCACGTCCTTAGCATTAGTTCCGTTTGCATCATAGGGATCCATGTGGCGCAACGCTTGGGTATAGGTTCCTTCACCCTGCCATGGGACTGGTGTTTCGGTACCGTTTAGCCGGGTAGCCATGGAAAAGTCAAAGGTTGTTGCTTGGCCCGTTGCAGCCTTCTCCATCGCGGTATCGACAGGCGCAACGTTTCCGGTCATTCGGCCCATGTTCAGCGCGAGAGCAAAGGCCTGGGTTCCAGTACGCGTGAACAGACCTACGTCGAGAGACGTGACGCCGTCACCACCAAGAATGTAAGTACCTGCGGGGTACTGATAAGACGTATTCTCTTTACAATAGACATCCTTGAAGGTGTTATCGCCCTTGTTGTAATAGCTTTCTTCACCTGGCCCCAGAATACTTCGCGAGTCTCTAGCAGGATCACACGCTGGAAGATATCCAGGTGGTGTGATTCGGCGGTACAAGTTCATGTCTTGGTTCAATTCAGGCGCATCGAAAGACATGTTTTCGCCGAAGAGTCTAGACTCAGTTGCCTGCGCGTCGATCGCGGTCATGCGGTAACCAGTGATGTTCTTACCAGTAGCCTTGTCTTTAATTTTGATGTCACGGAACTGGACCTTAGCCATTTGGCCAGCATCAACAACACTGATCTCATTCCGGAAAGTTATGGCAGGGGTGCTGCTGTCACCGGTGAATTGTCCGAAGTACTGAACTCCGTTAATTTCGTTTCCAAACACGCGGTTGTTGATCGGACCAGCCGCCAGTCCAAAACGATCCATCTCCGTCGACCATCGAGTCGATCCACCCCCCACTCGTTCGGAGTACTCAAGGAGGTTGACCGTAAAACTCATCTCATAACGACCCATGTCCTTCGTTACGTGAGTAGGTGTCGGTGATAGCACCTGCATCAAACCTGCCATGTCAATCCAACACAGCTGTTGAGCGTACGGTGCCACATCACCGGTGCCCCTCCGGAAGGAACACTGGTTGAACATGTTCTCATTCGTGCCCCAGTTCCTCGAGGTTTGTGCTTGAGCCTCGGCGGTGGTGTGTTCTTCCCACGGGCTGTTGGGGATGGCAAGGCCCGCAACTACGATCACGGCCGCCACGATAACGGCGCCGAGGCGCTTTATCGCTGTGGTCAGTGTGGTCTTCTGCACGGAGGCTCCTAAAAATTGTGGGTGATTCGGTAAAGAGCGGGAAACTATCACGGCTGGCCACCTTGTTCTGGTGCTGGGCCTTCCTCTACTTCTTCATCCCTCTCACGACGCCGCGAAAGGAATACCGCAGACAACGCAATGAGGGCCAGACCAGCCAAAATGATTCCGATAACGCTGGCACCAGTGCTGGCTAGAGAGTCCAGCGCCCGACTCAGCGGCCCGGATTTCTGTGACGTGGGCGGCTGGGCTTCGTCCGGCGTGGAGATACGCGAACTTGGGGCGTCTGTGCTCTCTGCTTCTCCTCCGGGCTTTTCTGAGGAGCCCTTAGAGCTGCCCGCGCCACCGAGCCCTAGGGCGGCAATGAGGGCGGCAATGGGCCACCACAGGCGTGAATTGCTCGATCCACCTGGTTGCCCGCTGCTATCGAGTGCTACTTCAACCGTGTTCGATTTTTCCGGTGCAAGGCCAGTAGCGCAATCCAAAGCAACTAGCGCATCATTGAGCGGCTGTTCATCAGCGACACGACTATAGCGCGCATTCTCTGCTTGGATCACCCCTGTTTTCGGCACACAATAGCCATCCGGGGAGAACAGCACAGTGTTATGAATCGTCGAAGCGGAGTCCGCTTCTTCCTTGACGGAAGTCACAATATCGAAATGAACTTTGGTTTCCGGATTCCCGTCCCGTGCGCCTGCAAGCTTGGCCAAACCAGACTTCTTGAGGGAAAAGGTAACCCGGTTTCCTGATTCCTCCACCACATAGTCTTCGTTCTCAACGAGCCGCACGTCACCATCGACGTTACTCACGCGTACGTTTTTAATGCCTTTGAAACTGAGGAGAGAAGCCAATGTGTCCATCGCGACGTACTGGTGAAGCTCACCATTGGCGTCGCACGGTGGAACCGACGTAGTGATATGAAAAGTTAGCTCGTCGCCGGGCTTTACCTCGTCACTGCTTGCCTTCTTCTCAATAACCGTGGGCTGGTTCTTTGCCCGGACGAGGGAGGTTTTCTCCCCTATATAGACCAAGATCGGCGTAGCCACGTCGCGGTGCTCATTGCCGGTGCGGAGACTGACCTCTGAGACTTGGTAGACACCTGGCTGAAGATCATAGAAGCTGGCCTTGCCTTCTTCGTTAGTGTCAGCAAAGTGTGGCTGGCCGGTTCGGTATCCGGGGTCGTCACCAAGCAGGCGCGGATTTTCCTGCGCGAGCTTGCCTAAA containing:
- a CDS encoding glutamate-5-semialdehyde dehydrogenase, whose amino-acid sequence is MSTTEREEVLSKARAAKAVAPQFAQLPTPRKNEILNRAADNLVAHTEDILAANERDIEAGRANGMSESLIDRLSLDAARIEGIAGGLRQVASLQDPVGEILQGRTMDNGIQMKQVRVPLGVMGMVYEARPNVTVDAFGLALKSGNVPLLRGSKSAKNSNAKLVELLQDTLVEFDLPREGVQLLPCETHDSVQDLITARGLVDLVIPRGGARLINAVVENATVPAIETGTGNCHFYVDASADLDKAIDMVVNGKTRRTSVCNATEGVLIDAALSDASKLRVITSLQEAGVTIHGDVKELEAFGVKDAVEATDDEWREEFLSMDICAKVVDGVDGAIAHIAEYTTGHTEAIAAQDADVLMTFANEVDAAAVMLNASTAFTDGEVYGMGAEIGISTQKLHARGPMALPELTSTKWILQGTGQTRP
- a CDS encoding D-isomer specific 2-hydroxyacid dehydrogenase family protein: MKYAIEPKPWEETIAVLDAAGFERTALSDASFLIYTGDGTDFPDPLPDNIGFVQIPSAGVDHVLEAMKDSTVPWSNAAGVYDNTVAESTIALLLAQLHAHRRVNGTFDSYADMEAHTSYLYDDKTVAIIGAGGIGKRLITMLSGFGPRIIAVNRSGNPVEGAHETYPIAEVDTVWPKADYFVLIAPLTPETRHMVNAEAFTQMPDHAVVVNVGRGPLINTEDLIAALDSGEIAGAALDVTDPEPLPEDHPLWQDKRVVITPHIANTQRSVREKIGAHTIKVATAFAAGKQLPTLVDPHAGY
- the proB gene encoding glutamate 5-kinase, whose translation is MEYPAAPALSEKSSGFSSPLREQISEAKRIVIKIGSSSLTRDDFVTSTEKIDKIVDAVCARMHVSDIIIVSSGAVAAGMGPLGLTTRPTDLATKQAAAAVGQVHLAYEWGVSFARYNRTIGQVLLTASDVGKRDRARNAQRTIDRLRQMRTVPIVNENDTVATSEMHFGDNDRLSALVANLVGADALFLFSDVDGLYDKNPAEPDAKFVEEVRTGKDLKAVVAGDGGKVGTGGMATKVSAARLATRGGIPVLLTSTDNIGQALDDASVGTVFHTREERRLSAWKFWALYCADTGGSLRLDEGAMEAVVRGGNSLLAVGITDIKGEFSAGEIVDIMGPKGQVIGRGEVGYDSATLRDLLGKHTEELPEDMRRPVVHADYLSNFASRI
- the obgE gene encoding GTPase ObgE gives rise to the protein MARFIDRVVLHLQAGDGGHGCVSVHREKFKPLGGPDGGNGGHGGDILLEVSSQIHTLMDFHYRPHIKSERGGNGAGDMRNGARGKDLILEVPVGTVVYTEDGDMLADLTVPGTRFVAAEGGFGGLGNAALASASRKAPGFALQGEPGEARELVLELKSMADVGLVGFPSAGKSSLISVLSAAKPKIGDYPFTTLQPNLGVVDMGHESFTMADVPGLIPGAAEGKGLGLDFLRHIERTAVLAHVVDTASIEPGRDPVSDIEALETELAKYQELLEEDTGLGDLRERPRVIILNKADVPEAEELAEFVKEDLEEKFGWPVFVISAVARKGLDPLKYKLMEMVNEHRKSQPKAKADKEHTIIQPKSVAKKKGRFADFTITKDPEVEGGFIVEGEKIDRWIRQTDFENDEAVGYLADRLAKAGVEAELHKMGAEEGCPVTIGDITFEYEPMAGGRATDAGRGQDGRLMGTNRVSAAERKRASQARRGLVDEFDYGVDEEVTRESANRDRWQG
- a CDS encoding class C sortase, translated to MTKRKNKRRSFWLIVAGILILLYPIVATQYNDYQLHQQAESYGRSVRDIDPPTQRQLYIHAAHEYNDWLAQQGHHAYPPTPDSPGFERYLDTLNAPETGGVIARLRIASIGVDLPVFHTTASTVLYSGAGHMFGSSLPVGGPGTNAVISAHTGMVNASMFDNLPRLRDGETVTVDVMGETLTYKVTGREVVKPEDYEAVTYEAGKDKLTLITCTPYGINTDRLLVHAERVNTQAEEETGWQPKLSWWMILALLLIATVLVIVWWNERRHRKARRQRVD